TATTCATGATTTGGTATTGATTTAATTTCACTTATTATAGGTTTATCAATCAGAAAATCTCGATTTTTTGCTGAACCCGAGGAACCTCTTGCCACATTTGCAAGAATATCATGAGAGTAAGCAATCATCAACGCCCCTTCAAATAACAAATTTGAGCTCTCATTATAGGAGAAACCGTCACCTCGGTTATTATTGGGGAAATCATCATAAGCGATATTGCCCTGACTTGTAAAGGTAAGTGCAATATTATTATGCCTCATAGTACGCCAGCTTGGATTTATTAAAATCGTTATTGTACTTGTAAACATTCTGCCGTCGCCATCAATTATCCTGATTGTTATTGGCAAAGTAGAATTAAGTTCAGCAGCATTTGAAACACGTAATGAAATAGTGCCGTCCACTATTTTACTTTCGAGTTCAGCAAAGTTTCCTGCTGATAGTTCATCATTTATAAATTGAGGTTGATAATATGCTGTACTTAAAGCAAATACTCTTACATCGCTCACCGGATTGAGTGCATTGAAAAGTTCGATTTTTATATCAATACGCTCCCCATTTTCGATTATGCCATCAGAGATCTCTTCAATAATCTTGTAATTTTCCAATGTAATTGATACAGGATATTCCTCTGTTGCAGCTCTCAGAGCATCAACTTTTCCGGTTCCAAGCAAACCTGAGTAGCCGGGATTTATAGCATCAATATTCTGTGCTGTCGCTTTCAAATGTTCCCCGATTTGCAGATTGCTGTATTTCGGATAATTCATTTTCACTAAACCTGCAATTCCGGCTACAACAGGTGAAGCCATAGACGTACCACTCCAGGCAACATATTCATTTACAGGTATTGTTGACATCACATCCACTCCGGGAGCCGAGATATCAACAGTCGAGAAGTAGTTTGTAAAACTTGAACGGAAGTCTAAAGCGTCTATTGCAGCAACTGAAATGACGCCGTCATAAGAGGCTGGATAAAAAGCAATTTCAGCTCCATTATTTCCTGCAGCAGCAACAATTAGAGAACCTAATTCATTAACCGCATCAACTACTTCTTGTTCTGCCTGAGAGTATCCACCGCTTCCCCATGAGCAGTTAATTATGTCAGAGCCGGCTATAGCGGCATATAATAATCCATCATAAGAATTTGTCAAACTCCTTGAATTCGGTGAGTCGTACCCAATTTTTACAGGAATAATCTTTGTATTCAATCCTATTCCTGCTATACCAATCTCGTTATTTTTTACTGCTGCAATTATTCCGGCAACATGAGTACCGTGAGGATGACCAGGCATAGGGTCATTATCGAATCCTGCTTCAATATTATCTGCTCCAAAATCCCAACCCATATAGTCGTCAATGAAGCCGTTTCCGTCGTCATCAATACCATTTGTTCGTTTATCATTACCATTCTCGTCAAGTCCGTCTTCACCGGGATTTATATATATAGTTCCTTCTAAATCCTCATGAAGGTAATCAACACCAGTATCAACGACAGCAATTTTTACAATCTTGCCGGCTGTATCAATATGTTGCCATGCTTCAATTATATTGCAAGTTTCCATATGATAAAGCTTGTCAAAAAGTGAATCATTCGGAATGCCTTCATCAAAAATTTTATGAATATATCGCGGCTCGGCATATTCTATGAAATCAAACGATTTCAATTTACGCGAGAGAATAAGTGGGTCAATATTTTTTTCATAATCAATAACAAAAATTCTTTCTAATGAATTTATTTTCTTGGAAGACAATAAATTATTTACATCTTTGCCGGATTTATTGAGATTTGAAATTATTGCAGGGTTAATATAACTACTTATTTTATGATTTCCGAGATATGAATCTAATTCAATCAATTTATCCAAATTGTTATCTCTCAGTAATTTCCAGTGGTTAGACTCTGGCTTGAACTTTACAGTAACAGAACCCAAGTGGTAATCTTGGGCTGATAATTGGTTTATATTAATTAGTATAAAAGCAAAGAGTAAAATATTTTTCATAGTTTCAGCATGTTATAAAATAAAATTAACGAAATTAACCAAACTCTAATTGACATATAACACTCAGAACATGAAAAAAGTTACAAGTTGCTTATTTTCTACATATTTTCAAGTTCAAATTTTGCCTCTTCAAATTCAGGGTTTATATCTACAGCCCAACGGAACATTTCTTTTGCTTCGTTTTCAAGTCCTGATACTTTAAAGCACATTCCCGCCCCGTAGCATGCAAAGGCATTAGAATTGTTCATACTAAGAGCTGTTGTATAAAGGCTGTGAGCTGCCTCAATATCATCACCGGCTCTGAGTAAATCAGCCGTAAGTACTAATAAATCATCTAAATTATGCCCAAGTGAACTCTCGAATTTATTACTTGTCCAGTTATCCATCAGCTCGGAAATAAATTCCAGTGCTTCTGTATGTTTATCTTGAGAAGCATTTAGAATTACTTTTAAATAAATGGTATCCGGATGATTAAAACTTATTTGGTCAATTGAACGAAACACATCTTCAACAGCAGAGTATTCACCTTTATTAATTAGTATCATAGCAATTCTATGAAGACCCAGCAGTTTGTACTTTTCCGGCACTATTCCTTTTATTGCTTTCATATAAAGTTCGACTGCTTCGTTAAAATCGCCTTCAATATATGTATGTTCAGCTGTTCCGAATACGATTGTATCATCAATTTTATCTGAAAACTGATTTTCGGCTGCAAGCGACATTTTTGTGCTGAAGTGATAATCAAGCCTTCTCAAAGCCTTGATAATTGATTTATCCCAGGTCCATTTTGTTCGTGCATAAGCTGATGCCACAGTTCCCATACTAAGTAAATTACCGGGATTATTATAAACACTGAGTAAAATTTCTTTTAATTCATCAAATGATGGTTCAAGTAAAGTTGCATTGCCTGTTAGAGGCATACCGTCAATTTGATTGCCAATATTATTTTTCTCGGCTGAAATAAAATATGTAAATGCTTCTTCCAGGAAGTCATCACTCGCACCGCCTTTTGTAGCAATTGCAGGAAGTCCGCAAGCTGTACCTTCGAGAAGTGGCAGGCAGAATGACTCACCTCGGTACGGTGCTGCTATTACATTGCAGGCTCTGTAAAGCGAAGCCATTTCGAGCTCTGTCAAATTATCATTAATATATAATATTTCAGGTGCATTATATTCTCTTTTTGCAGAATTTATGGCTGATTCAGAAGTCATTCCTTTGTAGAAACTATCAGCACCATGTTCTTTAATAACCAAACATACGTCATCATTTCCGTTGAATGTCTCAATAAATGCTTTAAGCAGAATATCAAATCCTTTTCGGTAGATTGTTCCGCCAACATATAGAAATTTAAATTTCTTGTTTGTATTCAGATGATATTTATCGCCATAAGGCTTAAATATATCGGGATTTATTCCAAGAGGAACTACCTGAACTTTG
This window of the Ignavibacteriota bacterium genome carries:
- a CDS encoding S8 family serine peptidase — translated: MKNILLFAFILININQLSAQDYHLGSVTVKFKPESNHWKLLRDNNLDKLIELDSYLGNHKISSYINPAIISNLNKSGKDVNNLLSSKKINSLERIFVIDYEKNIDPLILSRKLKSFDFIEYAEPRYIHKIFDEGIPNDSLFDKLYHMETCNIIEAWQHIDTAGKIVKIAVVDTGVDYLHEDLEGTIYINPGEDGLDENGNDKRTNGIDDDGNGFIDDYMGWDFGADNIEAGFDNDPMPGHPHGTHVAGIIAAVKNNEIGIAGIGLNTKIIPVKIGYDSPNSRSLTNSYDGLLYAAIAGSDIINCSWGSGGYSQAEQEVVDAVNELGSLIVAAAGNNGAEIAFYPASYDGVISVAAIDALDFRSSFTNYFSTVDISAPGVDVMSTIPVNEYVAWSGTSMASPVVAGIAGLVKMNYPKYSNLQIGEHLKATAQNIDAINPGYSGLLGTGKVDALRAATEEYPVSITLENYKIIEEISDGIIENGERIDIKIELFNALNPVSDVRVFALSTAYYQPQFINDELSAGNFAELESKIVDGTISLRVSNAAELNSTLPITIRIIDGDGRMFTSTITILINPSWRTMRHNNIALTFTSQGNIAYDDFPNNNRGDGFSYNESSNLLFEGALMIAYSHDILANVARGSSGSAKNRDFLIDKPIISEIKSIPNHEYTYTEFNSREDSLISPVKVKQRGYQFSDEGKDDIIFAVYDIINTSDKYQDSVYVGLYLDWDIGPGGSNNKAIWHNIGNFAYQKNIVDENLPVAAVQLMTNQRVNFFAIDNDGETEENPGVYDGFTKEEKWRMLSGRIGRDSSNSTDASMVFGAGPLRLRAGDTSRVAFAFFSGNSLDDVIVTKFLHLQNAYDLIEPKDDFATNPQKNDINLLFPNPASRDVTIELAISDKSHGTLTLWDMNGKLIDEILSFDLSNYEDYRGIYRIKYNLDKLSQGQYILRFLNSWNESVEILNVIK